Proteins co-encoded in one Osmerus mordax isolate fOsmMor3 chromosome 11, fOsmMor3.pri, whole genome shotgun sequence genomic window:
- the sst1.1 gene encoding somatostatin 1, tandem duplicate 1, which yields MLSSRIPCVLGLVSVALVISSVSAAPSDTKLRQLLQRSLLAPAGKQELARYTLAELLSELVQAENEAMDSEDLSRGAEQEDVRLELERAAGPQLAPRERKAGCKNFFWKTFTSC from the exons ATGCTCTCCTCACGCATTCCGTGCGTCCTGGGGCTCGTCTCCGTTGCCCTGGTCATCAGCAGTGTATCCGCCGCGCCATCTGATACCAAACTTCGCCAGCTGCTCCAGCGATCACTCCTGGCACCTGCAGGCAAACAG GAACTTGCCCGGTACACACTTGCAGAACTTCTGTCGGAGCTCGTGCAAGCAGAAAATGAAGCGATGGATTCTGAAGACCTGTCTCGTGGCGCCGAGCAAGAGGATGTGCGTCTTGAGTTGGAGCGCGCTGCTGGTCCACAGTTGGCTCCTCGTGAACGCAAAGCGGGATGCAAGAATTTCTTCTGGAAAACCTTTACTTCATGTTAA
- the sst1.2 gene encoding somatostatin 1.2 — MKFCQIQCALALLGLALMLCNHGATSQPDLDLRHRRLLQRARAVGVATQDWSKRAVEDILSQLSLPEAEAQESEVSTSGAKDDLRVELERSVDSPNNLPPRERKAGCKNFYWKGFTSC; from the exons ATGAAGTTCTGCCAGATCCAGTGTGCCTTGGCCTTGCTAGGCCTTGCCCTGATGCTGTGTAACCATGGCGCCACCTCTCAGCCTGATCTGGACCTCCGCCATCGCAGACTGCTCCAGAGAGCCCGTGCCGTTGGCGTGGCCACACAG gaCTGGAGTAAGCGGGCAGTGGAGGATATCTTATCCCAGCTGTCCTTGCCTGAAGCAGAAGCCCAGGAGAGTGAGGTCTCCACTTCGGGGGCTAAAGACGACCTGCGTGTCGAGCTTGAGCGATCGGTGGACAGCCCAAACAACCTTCCTCCCCGTGAGCGCAAAGCCGGCTGCAAGAACTTCTACTGGAAGGGCTTCACTTCTTGCTGA